A genomic stretch from Alphaproteobacteria bacterium includes:
- a CDS encoding aldehyde dehydrogenase family protein codes for EVLGEGQEMIDICDFAVGLSRQLYGLTIASERPNHRMMETWHPLGVIGVISAFNFPVAVWCWNFALAIVCGNAVVWKPSEKTCTTALACQNIWDKAVKKFNAAHGNKAPDHLSLSIYGMREVGEALVNDKRVPLISATGSTRMGKQVAPKVAERMGRSLLELGGNNAMIVAPTADLNLAVRAILFAAVGTAGQRCTTLRRLIVHESIYAKVLESVKKAYASVRVGNPLETGTLIGPLIDKAAFDNMQHALDAAKKQGGKVLFGGERVFESVYPQAFYVSPAIVEMPSQTDQVREEVFAPILYVMKYTDLNNAIKMQNDVPQGLSSCIFTNDMREAELFTSSLGSDCGIANVNIGTSGAEIGGAFGGEKETGGGRESGSDSWRNYMRRATNTVNFGTTLPLAQGVQFDI; via the coding sequence CGAAGTCCTTGGCGAAGGTCAGGAAATGATCGATATTTGCGATTTTGCGGTGGGCTTGTCGCGCCAATTGTACGGTTTAACGATTGCATCGGAGCGCCCGAATCACCGAATGATGGAAACCTGGCACCCGTTGGGCGTGATCGGCGTGATCAGCGCGTTCAACTTCCCGGTTGCGGTTTGGTGCTGGAATTTTGCGCTGGCGATCGTTTGTGGCAATGCGGTTGTTTGGAAACCGTCGGAAAAAACATGCACTACCGCGCTCGCATGCCAGAATATCTGGGATAAGGCCGTTAAAAAATTCAATGCCGCGCATGGCAACAAAGCGCCGGATCATTTATCGCTGTCCATTTATGGCATGCGTGAAGTCGGTGAGGCCTTGGTCAACGATAAACGCGTGCCATTGATCAGTGCCACGGGTTCCACCCGCATGGGCAAACAAGTCGCGCCAAAGGTGGCGGAACGCATGGGCCGCAGCTTGTTGGAATTGGGCGGAAACAACGCCATGATCGTCGCGCCAACGGCCGATTTGAATTTGGCTGTGCGGGCAATTTTGTTCGCCGCCGTCGGTACCGCCGGTCAACGCTGCACCACTTTGCGCCGGTTGATCGTGCATGAATCCATTTATGCCAAGGTTTTGGAATCGGTGAAAAAAGCCTACGCATCCGTGCGTGTTGGCAATCCGCTTGAAACGGGCACGTTAATTGGCCCCTTAATCGACAAGGCGGCATTCGATAATATGCAGCACGCATTGGACGCAGCCAAAAAACAAGGCGGCAAAGTGCTGTTTGGCGGCGAACGCGTATTCGAAAGCGTCTATCCGCAGGCTTTTTATGTCAGCCCGGCGATTGTCGAAATGCCATCGCAAACCGATCAGGTGCGCGAAGAAGTATTCGCGCCGATTTTATATGTGATGAAATACACCGACCTTAATAATGCCATAAAAATGCAGAATGATGTTCCTCAGGGCCTATCGTCCTGTATTTTCACCAATGATATGCGCGAGGCGGAATTGTTTACATCTTCCTTGGGCAGCGATTGCGGCATTGCCAACGTCAATATCGGCACATCGGGTGCGGAAATTGGCGGCGCGTTCGGCGGTGAAAAAGAAACCGGCGGCGGCCGCGAGTCGGGAAGCGATTCTTGGCGCAATTATATGCGCCGCGCTACCAATACGGTCAATTTCGGCACGACCTTGCCATTGGCCCAAGGGGTGCAATTCGATATTTAA
- a CDS encoding sugar ABC transporter substrate-binding protein: MKRIIISLFVTMGLIWPALADEQGGYAILLKSSTSPYWMTMAQGFKDAAEQMGIPYQMHISDAKTTPDAQLQTCLSALEKKPEVLMVAAINETNLLPCLRAASEQKIQIVDIDNSLDHKEAEGKGVKLAFSIGSNNVAAGEQAADYLAQAIMPMESGDILIVQRPNGRAVDIQRIHGFRSKMGGLLPKMRLLQMTAPTDSPHGAANVLGHAIAKYPNIVAVFATEDRLALAASEAAKSHGKNIVTIGIGGEKEARNSVFESKLSATVAQLPYLIGKQSVEVAHDLQQGATPPPVIYAPTLLINDDVLNKKNNHLLRYVK, from the coding sequence ATGAAACGCATAATAATCAGTTTGTTTGTGACAATGGGGTTGATCTGGCCCGCATTGGCGGACGAACAGGGCGGTTATGCGATTTTGCTGAAATCGTCGACCAGCCCTTATTGGATGACGATGGCGCAAGGATTCAAGGATGCCGCCGAACAAATGGGCATTCCATATCAAATGCATATCAGCGATGCCAAAACCACGCCCGATGCGCAATTACAAACTTGTCTTTCGGCACTGGAAAAGAAACCGGAAGTGTTGATGGTCGCGGCGATCAATGAAACTAATTTGCTGCCGTGTTTGCGCGCCGCCAGCGAGCAGAAAATCCAAATCGTCGATATCGACAACAGTCTCGATCACAAAGAAGCCGAAGGCAAGGGCGTGAAATTGGCATTCAGCATTGGATCGAACAATGTCGCCGCTGGCGAGCAAGCGGCGGATTACCTTGCCCAAGCGATTATGCCGATGGAATCGGGAGACATTTTAATCGTGCAACGTCCGAACGGACGCGCGGTCGATATTCAACGTATTCACGGATTCCGCAGCAAAATGGGCGGCCTGCTGCCTAAAATGCGATTGCTGCAAATGACAGCGCCAACGGATTCCCCGCACGGGGCAGCCAATGTTCTGGGCCATGCAATTGCCAAATATCCGAATATTGTCGCGGTGTTTGCAACCGAAGATCGTCTGGCGCTGGCCGCCAGCGAGGCAGCAAAATCGCACGGTAAGAATATTGTTACCATCGGTATCGGCGGCGAAAAAGAAGCGCGCAATTCCGTTTTTGAAAGTAAATTGAGTGCGACGGTGGCGCAATTGCCGTATTTGATCGGCAAACAATCGGTTGAAGTCGCGCATGATTTGCAACAAGGCGCAACCCCGCCGCCGGTTATTTATGCGCCGACATTATTGATCAACGACGATGTGTTGAACAAAAAAAATAATCACTTGTTGCGGTATGTGAAATAA
- a CDS encoding DUF465 domain-containing protein, producing the protein MTLINDRIITLRAKHANLDEAIRVESARPMPDFFVISELKKKKLTVKQEISELEKKISDAA; encoded by the coding sequence ATGACCTTGATCAATGACCGTATTATCACTCTGCGTGCTAAGCACGCTAATTTGGATGAAGCTATTCGTGTCGAGAGCGCACGCCCGATGCCGGATTTCTTCGTAATCTCGGAACTGAAAAAGAAAAAGCTGACTGTGAAGCAAGAAATTAGCGAACTGGAAAAGAAGATATCCGACGCTGCTTAA